In Pirellulales bacterium, a single genomic region encodes these proteins:
- a CDS encoding ABC transporter permease has product MLLLDNPVLQRELLINLRTLRSFALLLGYNALLGVVVILAWPQESRLNLSNNPESAKNLVNLFFLGQYLLVALMSPSFAAGAITGEKERHTYESLLASPLRPQAIVLGKLFASLAHLAVLLFSSLPIVMLCLPLGGVSLYEVLTVYLGLILSVTLFGMISIACSSFFQRTSSALVVSYLLILPLALFGVGVWNLFGNNGEARLIFTLTIFPLISLGLTAMLFAMTSQRLLHPPDVGSEGKEVIDEERELREAVGMVISRDRFPDSLIAPPKRSQLLPDHANPVYDKELRSEIFAQGTLMLRLVIQISLLLAFPLMAGVLFFVPELSAWYAAYVVLFNMLVGPVFNAGAITSERERETLELLLTTNLSSLQILGGKLFAGFRIAGALTALLFWPFLLAVIFRPYFWQNWQLVLAYPAIIILTCLTTASVALLASVICRKTATSLIVSYLAIVVLFCLPPALQFFAQSFYANTPLVDAVETLSIVSPFSTLFKLPYLATDLKYSLSGSYASFWLYVSFTSALIAGCWIALVMLFEFRWRSGE; this is encoded by the coding sequence ATGCTTTTACTTGATAATCCCGTATTGCAGCGCGAATTGCTGATTAATTTACGCACGCTGCGCTCCTTTGCGCTGCTGCTGGGCTATAACGCGCTATTGGGCGTGGTGGTGATCCTGGCTTGGCCCCAGGAATCCCGCCTGAACCTCAGTAATAACCCGGAATCGGCTAAAAATCTGGTTAATCTGTTTTTTCTGGGCCAGTATTTGCTGGTCGCGCTCATGTCCCCCAGCTTTGCGGCGGGGGCCATCACCGGCGAAAAAGAACGGCACACCTATGAGTCGCTGTTGGCCAGTCCCTTGAGACCGCAGGCGATCGTCCTGGGAAAACTGTTCGCCTCACTGGCCCATTTGGCGGTGCTATTGTTTAGCTCCCTGCCGATTGTCATGCTTTGCCTCCCCCTAGGCGGGGTGTCGCTATACGAAGTCTTGACCGTGTATTTGGGGTTAATCCTGTCAGTCACGCTATTTGGCATGATCAGCATTGCCTGCAGTAGTTTTTTTCAGCGGACGTCTTCCGCCCTGGTGGTATCCTACTTGCTCATCCTGCCCCTCGCGCTTTTTGGCGTGGGGGTGTGGAATTTATTTGGCAATAACGGCGAAGCCCGGCTGATATTTACCCTGACGATCTTTCCCTTGATTTCGCTGGGATTAACGGCGATGTTGTTTGCCATGACCAGCCAGCGGCTGCTGCATCCGCCGGATGTGGGAAGCGAGGGGAAGGAAGTCATCGACGAGGAACGCGAGCTGCGCGAAGCGGTGGGGATGGTCATCAGCCGCGACCGCTTTCCGGATAGCCTGATCGCGCCCCCCAAGCGCTCGCAATTGCTCCCGGACCACGCCAATCCGGTGTACGATAAAGAACTGCGCAGCGAAATCTTTGCTCAGGGGACGCTAATGCTGCGGCTGGTTATCCAAATCAGCCTGTTGTTGGCCTTTCCATTAATGGCGGGCGTGCTGTTCTTTGTGCCGGAGTTGTCGGCTTGGTACGCGGCGTATGTGGTATTGTTTAATATGCTGGTGGGACCGGTGTTTAACGCCGGCGCCATCACCAGCGAACGGGAAAGGGAAACGCTGGAGTTACTACTGACGACCAACCTCAGTTCGCTGCAAATCCTGGGGGGCAAATTATTCGCGGGATTTCGCATCGCGGGGGCGCTGACCGCGCTGTTGTTTTGGCCGTTTCTGCTGGCGGTGATCTTTCGACCGTATTTTTGGCAGAATTGGCAACTCGTGCTGGCTTATCCGGCGATTATCATTTTAACCTGCCTGACTACAGCCAGCGTGGCGCTTTTGGCTTCGGTCATCTGCCGCAAGACCGCAACCAGCCTCATTGTCTCTTACCTGGCGATTGTGGTGCTGTTTTGCCTTCCCCCCGCGCTGCAATTCTTTGCCCAAAGCTTTTATGCCAATACCCCGCTAGTGGACGCCGTGGAAACGCTTTCGATCGTGAGTCCCTTTTCCACTTTATTCAAATTGCCCTATCTCGCCACCGACCTAAAATACTCCCTGTCAGGCAGCTATGCCTCGTTTTGGCTGTATGTCAGTTTTACCTCCGCCCTGATTGCCGGCTGTTGGATCGCGCTCGTCATGTTATTTGAGTTTCGCTGGAGAAGCGGAGAGTGA
- a CDS encoding sugar phosphate isomerase/epimerase family protein, with protein sequence MSRLSINELTTFRWTLAEDLRHYASAGIPAIGLWRRKIADLGDDAARQNIRQSGLAISSLMWAGGFTSHDGVPFKDALADAGEALDFASGVGAPILVVHSGGRGGHTLNHARRIFQNALKELLPRAEAAGVTLAIEPMHPHYAAEWTVYAGWQEALDLVVGQNSPRLRLVLDMYHYSLLPERLDLLSDIVPWLALVQLADGKQTPEHEQDRCRLGDGRVPLVELFDQLRELGYAGDFDVELFGPEIERCHYGELLSHCKAVFARLSGGDVN encoded by the coding sequence ATGTCGCGATTGTCAATTAACGAGTTGACCACCTTTCGCTGGACACTGGCCGAGGACCTGCGGCATTATGCCTCGGCCGGTATACCGGCCATCGGCCTGTGGCGGCGCAAAATCGCCGATCTGGGGGATGATGCCGCCCGCCAAAATATCCGCCAGTCCGGACTGGCGATCTCTAGTCTGATGTGGGCGGGAGGGTTTACCAGCCATGATGGCGTCCCTTTTAAGGATGCGCTGGCCGACGCCGGTGAAGCCTTGGATTTTGCCAGCGGAGTTGGGGCCCCCATCCTGGTGGTCCACAGCGGCGGACGGGGGGGGCACACGCTCAACCACGCCCGCAGAATTTTTCAAAACGCGCTCAAGGAGCTATTGCCGCGGGCCGAAGCCGCGGGCGTGACCCTGGCGATTGAGCCCATGCACCCCCATTATGCCGCCGAATGGACCGTCTATGCCGGTTGGCAAGAAGCGCTCGACCTAGTTGTAGGGCAAAATTCACCCCGACTACGGTTGGTGCTGGATATGTATCATTATTCGCTGTTGCCCGAAAGGTTGGATTTATTGTCCGACATCGTCCCGTGGCTGGCGTTGGTGCAACTGGCCGATGGCAAGCAAACGCCCGAACACGAACAAGACCGCTGTCGATTGGGCGATGGCCGGGTCCCCCTGGTGGAACTGTTTGACCAATTGCGGGAACTTGGGTATGCAGGGGATTTTGATGTGGAGCTTTTTGGTCCGGAAATCGAGCGCTGTCACTATGGCGAACTGCTCAGCCATTGCAAAGCGGTCTTTGCACGGTTAAGCGGGGGGGATGTCAATTAA
- a CDS encoding cytochrome P450 gives MARFSTDAPAVMLSDSATPLPRTQGRLLDFPADPIGTMRQLHARHGRLAILEEAGQRIVFGFGAEFNQQILSDTQTFHSQFFAIRGPKHSAQRRLTAGLLSMNGEDHKRHRRIVHAPFQKKSVAGYRDSIAAIIQQQLAQWRPGQIRNIHADSVELLLRITSCMLFGFDQRDLAMNIGASTERWVNLNHANGLGSLLSSARDPDAYDALLAQAEELETLIRAMIDLRREQNDPQSHDVLNLLLHARDEAGQPLSEEELIGQAAVLFAAAHMTTANSLSWTLFLLAQHPRVAHDLFDELWGELRGEAPTLAQLERLPLLDRVIKESMRCLPASSYSQRISASPAQIGPLPIPRGTLLIFSQFLSHHLEDVFPQAYQFDPARWESINPSPYDYLPFATGPRMCIGATMATMTLKLAISLIWQRQRLTVIPGAVIDGQVISTMLGPSRGIPMLVAGPQTDFASHWVRGNIHELVRLEWPTQRENRPRRAA, from the coding sequence ATGGCCAGATTTTCCACCGACGCACCCGCCGTTATGTTGTCAGACTCCGCAACGCCGCTTCCCCGGACCCAAGGCCGACTGCTGGATTTTCCCGCGGATCCCATCGGCACCATGCGTCAACTGCATGCGCGGCATGGGCGGCTGGCCATCCTGGAAGAAGCCGGTCAACGAATTGTGTTTGGCTTTGGCGCAGAATTCAACCAACAAATCCTCAGCGACACGCAGACGTTTCATTCGCAGTTTTTTGCCATTCGCGGGCCAAAGCATTCAGCCCAGCGGCGATTGACGGCGGGCCTGCTGAGCATGAATGGCGAGGACCATAAGCGTCATCGCCGGATCGTGCACGCTCCTTTTCAAAAAAAGTCGGTCGCCGGTTATCGCGACAGCATCGCGGCGATTATCCAGCAGCAACTGGCGCAATGGCGACCCGGCCAAATCCGCAATATCCACGCCGATTCGGTCGAGCTGCTGCTGCGGATCACCAGTTGCATGCTGTTTGGCTTTGACCAGCGTGATTTGGCCATGAATATCGGCGCCAGCACCGAACGCTGGGTGAATCTGAACCATGCCAATGGCTTAGGTTCGCTGCTCAGTTCGGCGCGGGACCCCGACGCCTATGATGCCTTACTAGCCCAGGCGGAAGAGTTGGAAACGCTCATCCGGGCGATGATCGACCTGCGCCGCGAGCAGAATGACCCTCAAAGCCACGATGTGCTAAATCTGCTGTTGCACGCGCGGGATGAAGCGGGACAGCCCCTGAGCGAGGAAGAGTTGATCGGCCAGGCGGCGGTGCTCTTTGCCGCCGCCCACATGACCACGGCCAACAGTCTTTCTTGGACGTTGTTTTTGCTGGCGCAGCATCCCCGGGTGGCGCATGATCTATTTGACGAATTGTGGGGCGAATTGCGGGGAGAGGCCCCCACCCTGGCCCAATTGGAACGCCTGCCGCTGTTGGACCGCGTGATCAAGGAAAGCATGCGCTGTCTGCCAGCCAGTAGTTATTCACAACGAATCAGCGCTAGCCCCGCCCAGATTGGCCCGCTGCCGATACCGCGTGGAACGCTGTTAATCTTTAGCCAGTTTTTATCGCACCATCTGGAAGACGTCTTTCCCCAGGCGTACCAGTTCGACCCGGCGCGGTGGGAGTCCATCAATCCCTCGCCGTATGATTACTTGCCGTTTGCCACCGGTCCGCGGATGTGCATCGGCGCGACCATGGCGACCATGACACTCAAGCTGGCGATCTCGCTGATTTGGCAGCGGCAGCGACTGACGGTGATTCCTGGAGCGGTCATCGATGGCCAGGTCATCTCCACCATGCTCGGACCCAGCCGCGGCATTCCGATGCTGGTCGCGGGCCCACAAACCGACTTTGCCAGTCATTGGGTGCGGGGGAATATCCACGAGCTAGTCCGGCTGGAGTGGCCAACTCAGCGAGAAAATCGCCCACGTCGCGCGGCCTAA
- a CDS encoding alkaline phosphatase D family protein: MSRRLWLAYGTSLAMLPALSKTVSAVEKSPTFPSNPFTLGVASGDPDHRSVVLWTRLAPQPLEPQGGMDPLPIAVRWELADDEGFQKIVASGTEVATPQLGHSVHVVPTGLRPDRWYYYRFLAGEATSPVGRTRTMPSPDSLPGQLRFAFASCQHYETGFYTAYGQMARDQLDLVFHLGDYIYEGAGKDGKVRKHLGEEIKTLTDYRIRHSQYRSDPLLQGMHAVCPWYVTWDDHELDNNYAGAISEKMQEDPALFLQRRANAYQAYYEAMPLRPRSLPQGPNLQLYRRGAFGRLAEFQVLDTRQYRTDQPNGDRGAELNDAALNPHNSILGSRQREWLQGGLLRSQGIWNILAQQVMMGMVGRGPEGKFHSMDQWPGYAHERMELVRYLQDRRIPNPVVLTGDIHSNWVNELRVDDHQPELPVVATEFVGTSISSGGNGVQKNKAHAEILAHNPGVKFQNAERGYVRCVVTPDKWQSDYVVVEDVLQPNGNVLTRESFVIESGRPGVNKA, from the coding sequence ATGTCCCGCCGTTTGTGGTTGGCTTATGGCACTTCTTTGGCCATGCTTCCCGCGTTGTCCAAAACCGTTTCGGCCGTTGAAAAATCTCCCACGTTTCCGTCAAATCCCTTTACCTTGGGAGTGGCATCCGGAGATCCCGATCATCGCAGTGTGGTATTGTGGACGCGTTTGGCTCCGCAACCCTTAGAACCCCAAGGGGGCATGGACCCGTTGCCCATCGCGGTGCGGTGGGAGTTAGCCGACGATGAAGGTTTCCAAAAAATCGTGGCCAGCGGGACAGAAGTCGCCACGCCTCAGTTGGGGCATTCGGTCCATGTTGTGCCAACCGGACTGCGTCCCGATCGGTGGTATTATTACCGATTTCTGGCGGGCGAGGCCACCAGTCCCGTAGGACGCACGCGGACCATGCCCTCCCCCGACAGTCTGCCTGGACAACTCCGTTTTGCGTTTGCATCATGCCAACATTATGAAACAGGATTTTACACGGCTTATGGGCAAATGGCGCGGGACCAACTGGATTTAGTCTTTCACCTGGGGGATTATATCTATGAGGGAGCGGGCAAAGACGGCAAAGTTCGCAAGCATTTGGGTGAGGAGATCAAAACACTCACAGATTATCGGATTCGTCATTCCCAATACCGCTCTGATCCCCTGCTACAGGGGATGCACGCCGTCTGTCCGTGGTATGTGACTTGGGACGACCATGAACTAGACAATAATTATGCGGGGGCCATTTCAGAAAAAATGCAAGAAGACCCAGCGCTTTTTTTGCAGCGTCGCGCGAATGCCTATCAGGCCTATTACGAAGCCATGCCGCTACGGCCCCGTTCCTTGCCCCAAGGGCCAAATTTGCAATTGTATCGTCGGGGAGCGTTTGGCCGGTTGGCCGAATTCCAGGTTTTGGACACCCGCCAATACCGCACCGACCAACCCAATGGTGATCGGGGAGCGGAATTGAACGATGCGGCTCTTAATCCGCATAATTCCATTTTAGGATCTCGGCAACGAGAATGGCTGCAAGGGGGCCTGCTCCGCTCACAGGGTATCTGGAATATCCTGGCACAACAGGTCATGATGGGTATGGTCGGACGCGGCCCCGAGGGTAAATTTCACTCAATGGACCAATGGCCCGGCTACGCCCATGAACGGATGGAATTGGTTCGTTATCTGCAAGACCGCCGGATTCCCAATCCAGTTGTGCTAACCGGGGATATACACTCGAACTGGGTGAATGAACTGCGCGTAGACGACCACCAACCCGAATTACCAGTGGTGGCCACCGAATTTGTTGGCACCAGTATTAGCAGCGGCGGCAACGGCGTGCAAAAGAACAAGGCGCATGCCGAAATTTTGGCCCACAATCCCGGCGTCAAGTTTCAAAACGCCGAACGGGGCTACGTCCGTTGTGTTGTCACTCCCGACAAATGGCAAAGCGATTATGTTGTGGTTGAAGATGTGTTGCAGCCAAATGGCAACGTGCTGACACGTGAGTCGTTTGTTATAGAATCGGGCCGGCCAGGCGTAAATAAGGCTTAA
- a CDS encoding BBP7 family outer membrane beta-barrel protein, producing the protein MLLKKIWMVLIAGAVLGGMVPVASGQTGAHSEVPPTSNHTEPAEFYAHHNYRPFETADLSMYGNGPDRKEGFFFDYDRVVWAFNRPKSVPVGDPASEQILNEGLEIFPNTNDLSTDFTETEWVWGNRYELGYVNDQHGWMIGAAHVHNYHQVFTTSAFANIAFFDPFNTLFGFVDLNGDGIDDDVNGNGIFGDTRPFNFDQGTPTGGIPPFIPPQDGILDTFVGTDFADQVVFPVFFQNVLLRNISRFSTVELMHINRLDRFHNGGDFEWLLGVRYINFTDIFELAANDPSLARVFNTAEINMRTNNHIVGPQLGFRWSREEGRWKVGTELRGVLGVNFQQARLDGFFLKAPGNTIAQGNSQAFLASRSDEELSAVGELRLDVSYQVTKAIALQIGYTGIAVSDIARSARRIDYILPAPTIKEQENNEFLFVNGFNFGVEINR; encoded by the coding sequence ATGTTGCTCAAGAAAATTTGGATGGTGTTGATTGCCGGCGCGGTCCTAGGGGGCATGGTCCCCGTGGCGTCCGGCCAGACGGGTGCCCACTCCGAGGTCCCGCCGACCTCCAATCATACCGAGCCGGCGGAATTTTATGCCCACCATAATTACCGGCCCTTTGAAACGGCCGATCTGAGCATGTATGGCAATGGGCCGGACCGCAAGGAAGGCTTTTTCTTTGACTATGACCGCGTGGTCTGGGCATTCAACCGACCCAAGTCGGTGCCTGTCGGGGATCCCGCCAGCGAACAAATTTTGAATGAAGGGTTGGAAATTTTTCCCAACACTAATGATTTAAGCACTGACTTTACCGAAACTGAATGGGTCTGGGGAAATCGATATGAACTGGGCTATGTCAACGACCAGCATGGGTGGATGATCGGGGCCGCCCATGTGCATAATTATCACCAGGTGTTCACGACCTCCGCGTTTGCCAATATCGCATTTTTCGATCCGTTCAACACTCTGTTTGGCTTTGTTGATTTGAATGGGGACGGCATCGATGATGATGTGAACGGCAACGGCATCTTTGGCGACACCCGGCCGTTCAACTTTGACCAGGGAACGCCCACCGGTGGTATTCCGCCATTCATTCCGCCGCAAGATGGCATCCTAGACACCTTTGTCGGGACAGACTTTGCGGATCAAGTTGTCTTCCCTGTGTTTTTCCAGAATGTGCTGTTGCGAAATATCTCCCGGTTTAGCACGGTCGAATTAATGCACATCAACCGCCTAGACCGGTTTCACAATGGGGGCGACTTTGAGTGGCTCCTGGGCGTGCGGTACATCAACTTTACGGACATTTTTGAATTGGCCGCTAATGATCCCAGTTTAGCTCGGGTTTTTAATACCGCCGAAATTAATATGCGGACAAATAACCATATCGTCGGCCCCCAACTCGGCTTTCGCTGGTCACGAGAAGAAGGCCGCTGGAAAGTAGGGACTGAATTGCGGGGTGTGTTGGGGGTAAACTTTCAACAGGCACGTCTGGATGGCTTTTTCTTGAAAGCCCCCGGCAATACAATCGCTCAAGGTAACTCACAAGCATTTTTGGCCTCCCGTTCTGACGAAGAATTATCCGCGGTCGGCGAGTTGCGGTTGGACGTGAGTTATCAAGTAACCAAGGCGATCGCCCTGCAAATCGGTTACACGGGAATTGCCGTCAGCGATATTGCCCGATCGGCCCGCCGAATTGATTACATCCTTCCCGCCCCCACTATCAAGGAACAGGAAAATAACGAGTTCCTCTTTGTGAATGGCTTTAACTTTGGTGTGGAAATCAATCGCTAA
- the arfB gene encoding alternative ribosome rescue aminoacyl-tRNA hydrolase ArfB, translating to MPLVISSKVAIPDQELNFSFARSSGPGGQNVNKVNSKAILHWPVVSSAALPPDIRARFLKKYHTRINNQGELVLHSQLYRDQPQNEEDCRQKLKAMITSVLYAPKVRKATKPTKSSQHKRLDTKRTQSAKKQNRRQPRREE from the coding sequence ATGCCCCTGGTGATCAGCAGCAAAGTCGCGATACCGGACCAGGAATTGAATTTTAGTTTTGCCCGCAGTTCCGGTCCGGGGGGGCAAAATGTGAATAAGGTGAATTCCAAGGCGATCTTGCACTGGCCCGTGGTTTCTAGCGCGGCCTTGCCGCCGGATATCCGCGCGCGGTTTTTAAAGAAGTACCACACCCGGATTAACAACCAGGGAGAACTGGTCCTGCATAGCCAACTGTATCGCGATCAGCCTCAAAACGAAGAAGATTGCCGCCAAAAACTAAAGGCGATGATTACCAGCGTGCTCTATGCCCCCAAAGTGCGCAAAGCGACCAAACCCACCAAATCCAGCCAGCACAAGCGATTGGATACCAAAAGAACGCAATCCGCCAAAAAGCAAAATCGCCGTCAACCGCGTCGCGAAGAGTGA
- a CDS encoding PQQ-binding-like beta-propeller repeat protein gives MTLSAIITPQQKVIYRAARLALGIALGTCVFFCAGCTQNPAPAGQANSSAAPPSTSPATGIPSEKLSLPPGPKGAESTSADLAEIPILGTRSKGTDWPSFLGPTGDSKSSETGLRKNWQTRPPQILWERKLHNSYGMPAISRGRCVIYDRIGNQATAICVESETGRELWTYRHPSTYIDNFGYDNGPRCAPVIDGSRVYLFGAEGMLTCLKLANGEKLWECDTAKKFNVVQNFFGVGSTPLVEGDLLLVHVGGSPPGSAIDDPQRLDLVKGADSAVVAFDKLTGQVKYQFSDELASYASPVTTTLGQRRWGLMFARGGLIGFEPATGKQDFHFPWRADDLFSVNASNPVVVGDLVLISECYGPGTAVLRIKPGGYDVVWRDDPHPRKPKSLQTHWNTPIHHQGYVYGSSGRHTSAELRCVELTTGKVQWSEAGLGRASLLYVEDHFVCLTENGDVLLLATNPQKFSCVATWVPQNAATGQLLLRYPAWAAPIISHGLLYVRGADRLICADVTE, from the coding sequence GTGACTTTGTCCGCGATCATTACCCCGCAACAAAAGGTAATTTACCGTGCCGCGCGGCTGGCGCTTGGGATAGCGCTGGGAACATGCGTTTTTTTTTGCGCGGGTTGCACGCAAAATCCCGCCCCCGCCGGTCAGGCAAATTCCAGCGCCGCGCCTCCTTCGACTTCCCCGGCGACAGGCATTCCCTCAGAAAAACTTTCCCTGCCACCCGGGCCAAAGGGGGCAGAGTCCACTTCCGCTGATCTGGCCGAGATTCCCATCCTGGGCACGCGCTCGAAAGGGACGGATTGGCCGTCGTTTTTGGGGCCGACCGGCGATAGCAAATCCAGCGAGACCGGCCTGCGAAAAAATTGGCAAACGCGTCCTCCGCAGATCTTGTGGGAACGCAAACTGCATAACAGTTATGGCATGCCCGCGATCTCGCGGGGTCGGTGCGTCATCTATGACCGAATCGGCAATCAGGCCACCGCCATCTGTGTGGAAAGTGAAACCGGTCGCGAACTATGGACATACCGCCACCCCTCCACGTACATCGATAATTTTGGCTATGATAATGGTCCCCGCTGCGCGCCGGTGATCGACGGCTCGCGGGTGTATCTATTTGGGGCGGAAGGGATGCTAACCTGCCTGAAATTGGCCAATGGAGAAAAACTATGGGAATGCGACACGGCCAAAAAATTTAACGTGGTGCAAAACTTCTTTGGCGTGGGGAGCACGCCCCTAGTGGAGGGAGATCTATTACTAGTGCATGTGGGTGGCAGTCCCCCTGGTTCCGCGATCGACGATCCCCAGCGATTGGACCTGGTCAAGGGTGCTGATTCCGCGGTGGTCGCTTTTGACAAACTCACCGGTCAAGTAAAGTACCAGTTCAGCGACGAACTAGCCAGTTACGCCAGTCCCGTCACCACGACCCTTGGCCAGCGGCGCTGGGGGCTGATGTTTGCCCGCGGCGGGCTGATCGGGTTTGAACCGGCTACCGGCAAGCAAGATTTTCATTTTCCCTGGCGGGCCGATGATCTGTTTAGCGTGAACGCCAGTAATCCCGTCGTTGTGGGCGATCTGGTGCTCATTTCTGAATGTTATGGTCCCGGTACCGCGGTCCTACGAATTAAACCTGGCGGCTATGATGTGGTCTGGCGGGACGACCCCCACCCCCGCAAACCCAAATCCCTGCAAACCCACTGGAACACGCCCATACATCACCAGGGTTACGTGTACGGTTCTAGTGGCCGGCATACTTCGGCGGAATTACGTTGCGTGGAGTTAACCACGGGCAAGGTGCAATGGAGCGAGGCGGGCCTGGGCCGGGCATCGTTATTGTACGTGGAGGACCATTTTGTTTGTCTTACCGAAAATGGCGATGTGCTGCTATTAGCCACCAATCCGCAAAAATTTTCCTGCGTCGCCACCTGGGTCCCGCAAAATGCCGCTACGGGGCAATTGCTGCTGCGTTATCCCGCCTGGGCGGCCCCGATTATTTCTCATGGCCTGCTGTATGTGCGCGGCGCAGACCGTCTAATTTGTGCCGATGTGACGGAGTGA
- the bshB1 gene encoding bacillithiol biosynthesis deacetylase BshB1, whose amino-acid sequence MLDVLIIAPHPDDAELGMGGAICNLKAAGRSVGVLDLTSGEPTPYGSPQIRAAETAAATKVLNLDWRENLGLPNRSLEPTLAARGALAAVIRRTKPRWLFAPYWVDAHPDHVAATELIEAARFWAKLTKTDLPYDPHHPQRVFYYYCVHLRVVAQPAFVLDISEYWETKLRAIECYHSQFVAQRPTTPPTFLDRLRDQAAYWGWTIGTAYGEPYACKEAIGMTGFGELI is encoded by the coding sequence ATGTTGGACGTTTTGATTATCGCCCCCCATCCCGATGATGCCGAGCTAGGCATGGGGGGGGCGATTTGTAATCTCAAAGCCGCCGGGCGCAGTGTGGGCGTCTTGGATTTGACCAGCGGAGAGCCGACCCCCTATGGTTCACCGCAAATTCGGGCCGCCGAAACCGCCGCGGCCACTAAAGTCCTTAACCTGGATTGGCGGGAAAACCTGGGCCTGCCCAATCGCAGTCTAGAGCCGACATTGGCGGCACGCGGCGCGCTGGCGGCGGTCATCCGCCGGACCAAGCCGCGCTGGCTGTTTGCCCCGTACTGGGTCGATGCCCACCCGGACCATGTGGCGGCCACGGAATTAATAGAGGCAGCGCGCTTTTGGGCCAAGCTGACCAAAACCGATTTGCCATACGATCCCCACCATCCCCAGCGGGTCTTCTACTATTACTGCGTGCATTTGCGGGTGGTGGCGCAGCCCGCGTTTGTGCTGGATATATCTGAATATTGGGAAACGAAGTTGCGGGCGATCGAATGTTACCACAGCCAGTTTGTGGCCCAGCGACCGACGACCCCGCCGACATTTTTGGATCGGCTGCGGGACCAGGCGGCGTATTGGGGGTGGACCATTGGCACGGCTTATGGCGAACCTTATGCCTGCAAGGAAGCGATCGGCATGACAGGATTTGGGGAGTTGATTTAG
- a CDS encoding Gfo/Idh/MocA family oxidoreductase, giving the protein MGPTDKLQFGILGCARICRRGMLRGVQSSGMSQLLALASRRPGQAAAWGAEFGVPQTYENYDAVIDNPAIDAVYIPLANEEHLPWVLRAAAAGKHILCEKPLALDVSQAETMNSACRRAGVILMEAFMWRHHPRVNQARQLLASGRLGDLRLIKMDFSFTIDPADWRLDPARGGGALFDLGCYGINAARLFTGAEPTEIIARGALGPTGVDLTDGFLLRFASGAMALLDCSFAAPYRNRLEIVGSRGSLELPGGVLPAENAPLLLHTDAGTESITVEHDCQYTAQVRAFCQGVRQGRLPDPAEDGLANMRVLCAVKDQAWSVR; this is encoded by the coding sequence GTGGGACCAACGGACAAACTACAATTTGGCATTTTGGGTTGCGCGCGGATTTGCCGCCGCGGCATGTTGCGGGGGGTTCAATCCTCGGGAATGTCCCAGTTACTGGCCCTGGCCAGTCGCCGCCCCGGCCAAGCAGCCGCCTGGGGGGCGGAATTTGGCGTGCCACAAACTTACGAAAATTATGACGCTGTCATTGACAATCCCGCCATCGACGCCGTCTATATCCCCTTGGCCAACGAAGAACACCTTCCCTGGGTGCTGCGCGCCGCCGCCGCCGGTAAACATATCTTGTGCGAAAAACCGCTCGCCCTGGATGTCTCCCAGGCTGAGACGATGAATTCCGCTTGCCGCCGCGCGGGGGTGATCCTGATGGAGGCCTTTATGTGGCGGCATCATCCCCGCGTCAACCAGGCGCGGCAACTGTTGGCCAGCGGCCGGTTGGGGGATTTGCGTTTAATCAAAATGGATTTTTCATTTACGATCGACCCGGCGGATTGGCGGCTCGATCCGGCGCGTGGCGGAGGAGCACTGTTTGACCTGGGCTGTTACGGTATCAATGCCGCGCGGCTCTTTACCGGCGCGGAACCGACCGAAATTATCGCCCGGGGCGCGTTAGGCCCGACGGGGGTTGACCTGACGGACGGTTTCTTGCTGCGATTTGCCAGCGGGGCCATGGCGCTTTTGGACTGCAGCTTTGCCGCGCCGTATCGTAACCGGCTAGAGATTGTCGGCTCCCGTGGCAGCCTGGAACTGCCAGGGGGAGTCCTCCCCGCCGAAAATGCCCCCCTCCTTTTGCATACCGATGCCGGAACCGAAAGCATCACCGTAGAACATGACTGCCAGTACACGGCCCAAGTGCGGGCTTTTTGCCAAGGGGTCCGCCAGGGTCGCTTGCCCGACCCGGCGGAGGATGGTCTGGCCAATATGCGGGTGCTGTGCGCGGTCAAGGATCAGGCATGGAGCGTGAGGTGA